In Rutidosis leptorrhynchoides isolate AG116_Rl617_1_P2 chromosome 2, CSIRO_AGI_Rlap_v1, whole genome shotgun sequence, one genomic interval encodes:
- the LOC139892182 gene encoding ADP-ribosylation factor-like protein 2, translated as MGLLSIIRKIKRKEKEMRILMVGLDNSGKTTIVLKLNGEDTSVISPTLGFNIKTMIYNKYTLNIWDVGGQKTIRSYWRNYFEQTDGLVWVVDSSDLRRLDDCKFELDNLLKEERLSGASLLVFANKQDIQGALSHDEIAKVLNLDAMDKTRHWRIVGCSAFTGDGLLEGFDWLVQDIASRIYVLD; from the exons ATGGGGCTCTTGAGCATCATTCGGAAGATCAAGCGGAAAGAAAAAGAAATGCGCATACTTATGGT GGGACTTGATAATTCAGGGAAGACAACAATTGTACTAAAACTCAATGGTGAAGATACCAGTGTTATCAGCCCTACTCTTGGCTTCAACATCAAAACCATGATCTATAATAA GTACACACTTAACATATGGGATGTGGGGGGTCAAAAGACTATACGATCTTACTGGAGAAATTACTTTGAACAAACTGATGGATTGGTATGGGTTGTTGATAGTTCGGATCTTAGAAGGCTCGATGACTGTAAATTTGAGCTAGATAATCTATTAAAGGAAGAG AGGCTATCAGGAGCATCATTACTTGTATTTGCTAATAAACAGGATATACAGGGTGCACTTTCACATGATGAAATTGCTAAA GTGCTGAATTTGGATGCCATGGATAAAACCCGACACTGGAGGATCGTAGGGTGCAGTGCGTTCACTGGTGATGGATTACTGGAGGGATTTGATTGGTTGGTTCAAGACATTGCTTCACGGATTTATGTTCTTGATTAG